From a single Prionailurus bengalensis isolate Pbe53 chromosome A1, Fcat_Pben_1.1_paternal_pri, whole genome shotgun sequence genomic region:
- the CNOT8 gene encoding CCR4-NOT transcription complex subunit 8 isoform X3, which translates to MKSKCGYDFGYMVKLLTDSRLPEEEHEFFHILNLFFPSIYDVKYLMKSCKNLKGGLQEVADQLDLQRIGRQHQAGSDSLLTGMAFFRMKELFFEDSIDDAKYCGRLYGLGTGVAQKQNEDVDSAQEKMSILAIINNMQQ; encoded by the exons ATGAAATCGAAATG TGGCTATGATTTTGGCTACATGGTAAAGTTACTTACGGATTCTCGTTTGCCAGAAGAGGAACATGAATTCTTTCATATTCTGAACCTTTTTTTCCCATCTATTTATGATGTGAAATACTTGATGAAGAGTTGCAAAAATCTTAAg GGAGGTCTTCAGGAAGTTGCCGATCAATTGGACTTGCAGAGAATTGGAAGGCAGCATCAGGCAGGCTCAGACTCGCTGCTGACAGGAATGGCATTCTTCAGGATGAAAGAG TTGTTTTTTGAGGACAGTATTGATGATGCCAAGTACTGTGGGCGGCTCTATGGCCTAGGCACGGGAGTGGCCCAGAAGCAGAATGAGGATGTGGACTCTGCCCAGGAGAAGATGAGCATCTTGGCCATCATCAACAACATGCAGCAGTGA